The proteins below come from a single Panicum hallii strain FIL2 chromosome 7, PHallii_v3.1, whole genome shotgun sequence genomic window:
- the LOC112900736 gene encoding fasciclin-like arabinogalactan protein 7 encodes MRCAAAFALLATVMSVSVVLHAGAHRPLVKLPRAAALQKTDTWPPTPQATGGANLTAILTLDGPFRTFLGYLQQTNLVEVFQNQASLTDQGITIFVPVDKAFAAVKPSVLSGLSSLQLKNLMLCHSLAKHYELADFEGLSRIGPVTTFAGGLYTVNVTYDAGTVHVRSRWADAKIVGSVSVDAPMAIYELDRVLLPATLFRAQPPVAAFPDDDVPAPPPPPGDDDGAGAPATEPDPVAPRQYDSAGVADAPISACGAGDRFARRAATAALGAMALIAL; translated from the exons ATGAggtgcgccgccgccttcgcgcTGCTCGCGACCGTGATGTCCGTGTccgtcgtcctgcacgccgGGGCGCACCGGCCGCTCGTCAAGctgccgcgggcggcggcgctgcagaagACCGACACGTGGCCACCGACGCCGCAGGCCACGGGCGGCGCCAACCTCACCGCGATCCTCACCCTCGACGGGCCATTCCGGACCTTCCTCGGGTACCTGCAGCAGACCAACCTCGTGGAGGTGTTCCAGAACCAGGCGAGCCTGACCGACCAGGGCATCACCATCTTCGTCCCCGTCGACAAGGCCTTCGCCGCCGTCAAGCCGTCG GTGCTGTCGGGTCTTTCCAGCCTTCAGCTCAAGAACCTGATGTTGTGCCACTCGCTGGCCAAGCACTACGAGCTCGCGGACTTCGAGGGGCTGAGCCGGATCGGGCCGGTGACGACGTTCGCCGGCGGGCTGTACACGGTGAACGTGACGTACGACGCGGGCACCGTCCACGTGCGCTCCAGGTGGGCCGACGCCAAGATCGTCGGGAGCGTGTCCGTGGACGCGCCCATGGCGATCTACGAGCTCGACCGGGTGCTGCTCCCGGCCACGCTCTTCCGCGCCCAGCCGCCCGTCGCGGCGTTCCCGGACGACGAcgtgcccgcgccgccgccgcctccggggGACGACGACGGTGCCGGGGCGCCCGCGACGGAGCCAGACCCCGTCGCGCCGAGGCAGTATGACTCGGCGGGAGTCGCGGACGCCCCGATCTCGGCGTGCGGAGCCGGCGATCGGTTCGCTCGGCGTGCGGCCACCGCGGCTCTCGGTGCAATGGCGCTGATCGCATTGTGA
- the LOC112899037 gene encoding fasciclin-like arabinogalactan protein 7 has protein sequence MELKPAFLAIAVLCLGLPPAALSQRAPPPVAETPAPAPAPRHVNLTDLLSLAGPYGTFLDYLVRTDVIRTLQSQADAPGGQGVTVFAPEDSAFAAVGGAALPGLAADQLRALMLCHAAPRYHPLSSFAALAAAPGPVLPTLAGGEQCMVNITYAAGRIRVASGWTRAARLVSSVYSTPPVAVYALDRVLLPRELFPNEPAVAPVPAPAPPARGGDAADGAPAGTGHGFSRSPSCRVGAGRVLVGHLTLLASVFLMM, from the coding sequence ATGGAGCTCAAACCAGCCTTCCTTGCCATCGCGGTGCTGTGCCTCGGGCTGCCACCGGCGGCATTGTCCCAGAGGGCACCACCGCCGGTCGCCGAAACGCCGGCGCCAGCCCCGGCGCCGCGCCACGTCAACCTCACGGACCTGCTCTCCCTGGCCGGCCCCTACGGCACGTTCCTCGACTACCTCGTCCGGACCGACGTGATCCGGACGCTCCAGAGCCAGGCCGACGCCCCGGGCGGCCAGGGCGTGACCGTGTTCGCGCCCGAGGACTCGGCGTTCGCGGCCGTCGGCGGCGCCGCGCTGCCCGGCCTCGCCGCGGACCAGCTCCGCGCGCTCATGCTGTGCCACGCGGCGCCGCGGTACCACCCGCTCTCCTCCTTCGCGGCGCTGGCCGCCGCGCCGGGCCCCGTGCTGCCCACGCTCGCCGGCGGGGAGCAGTGCATGGTGAACATCACTTACGCCGCAGGCAGGATCCGCGTCGCGTCGGGCTGGACCAGGGCGGCCAGGCTCGTCAGCAGCGTGTACTCGACGCCGCCGGTCGCCGTGTACGCGCTGGACAGGGTGCTGCTGCCCCGGGAGCTGTTCCCGAACGAGCCCGCCGTGGCGCCcgtgcccgcgcccgcgccgccggcgcgcgggggcgaTGCGGCCGACGGCGCCCCGGCCGGCACCGGGCATGGTTTCAGCAGGAGCCCGTCGTGCCGGGTCGGTGCTGGTCGCGTTCTTGTTGGCCACCTGACCCTCCTGGCTTCCGTGTTTCTGATGATGTAG
- the LOC112901321 gene encoding glycerophosphodiester phosphodiesterase GDPDL3-like, whose translation MRASHVCSVLASLVLLWLGIAAAQEASSWKTLSGKAPAIVAKGGFSGLFPDSSEDAYRFVQYASSPDTILYCDVRLTKDEFGICLPDIKMDNCTNIADIYAQGQKSYLVNGVPTSGWFSVDYNITELGQVTLVRSISSRTPRFDSNSYPILAVEDVQSKFKPPGIWLNVQHDRFYSHFNLSMRNYIISVSKRVVVNYISSPEVTFLTSVHGRVSNKTKLVFRFLDESTLEPSMNKTYGSVLKNLTFVKTFASGILVPKSYIWLTSSDNYLQPYTSVVDDAHKAGLEIYAADFANDFMLSYNHSYDPLAEYLSFIDNGVFSVDGVLSDFPVTPSEAIGCFANLNKSNTDHGKPLIISHNGASGDYPGCTDLAYQKAVDDGADVIDCPVQVTKDGVLVCMSSVNLMDDTTVARSQFASQTAVIKDIQSVRGVFTFNLTWDDIVKNLRPKISTPFTTYRLDRNPRYRNAGNFMRLSDFLDFTKDKDLSGIMISIEYAAFVAEELGFDMVETVIKALGDAGYNNQTAQKVMIQSTNSSVLEKFKQQMKYDLVYMINEEVRDAAPSSLTDIKKFASAVSVDTGSVFPESHHFTMYKTNLVQTLQNAGLSVYVYTLMNEFASQAYDFFSDATVQINWYVTAAGVDGLITEFPATARRYKSNNCMNMGNSTPVFMDPARAGDLMQTIMMKTAQPPALAPMPLLTDSDVAEPPLPPARSNSSTSPTHSGATRMHAHATHILVLVILPMLFAWCSLV comes from the exons ATGAGGGCCAGCCATGTCTGCTCCGTTCTTGCTTCGCTCGTGCTGCTGTGGCTGGGCATCGCCGCCGCGCAGGAGGCCTCCTCTTGGAAGACATTGAGCG GCAAGGCGCCAGCAATTGTAGCAAAGGGTGGATTTTCAGGGTTGTTCCCTGATTCAAGCGAAGATGCTTATAGATTTGTGCAGTATGCTAGCTCGCCGGATACAATACTATACTGCGATGTGCGGCTGACCAAGGATGAGTTTGGCATTTGCTTGCCGGACATAAAGATGGACAACTGCACAAATATTGCAGATATCTATGCACAGGGTCAGAAGAGCTACCTTGTCAATGGTGTGCCTACCTCAGGATGGTTCTCTGTCGACTACAATATCACTGAGCTTGGACAAGTCACTC TCGTGCGGTCAATCAGTTCTCGAACACCCAGATTTGATTCAAATTCCTATCCAATACTTGCTGTTGAAGACGTGCAGTCCAAATTCAAACCTCCTGGAATTTGGCTTAATGTTCAG CATGACAGGTTCTACAGCCATTTCAATCTAAGTATGAGGAACTATATCATTTCTGTATCTAAGCGTGTTGTTGTCAATTATATCTCGTCACCTGAAGTGACCTTCCTCACCAGCGTACATGGAAGAGTTAGCAACAAGACGAAGCTTGTGTTCCGCTTTCTTGATGAGAGCACTCTCGAACCATCTATGAACAAGACGTATGGTTCCGTCTTGAAGAACCTTACATTTGTCAAGACATTTGCATCCGGGATACTGGTCCCAAAGAGCTATATTTGGCTTACTTCATCAGATAATTATCTACAACCGTATACTTCAGTTGTCGATGACGCTCATAAAGCTGGGTTAGAAATTTATGCTGCTGATTTTGCAAATGACTTTATGCTCAGTTACAACCATAGCTACGATCCCTTAGCAGAATATCTGTCATTCATTGATAATGGTGTGTTCTCTGTTGATGGTGTACTGTCTGATTTCCCTGTTACACCATCAGAAGCAATTG GCTGTTTTGCCAATTTAAACAAAAGTAACACAGATCATG GAAAGCCTCTTATTATTTCCCACAATGGTGCTAGTGGGGACTACCCTGGGTGCACTGATCTAGCTTATCAAAAAGCAGTTGATGATGGCGCAGATGTCATTGACTGTCCTGTTCAAGTGACCAAAGACGGGGTGCTAGTATGCATGAGTTCTGTTAACCTAATGGATGATACTACTGTAGCAAGATCGCAATTTGCCTCTCAGACGGCAGTGATAAAAGATATTCAGAGTGTGCGAGGAGTCTTCACGTTCAACCTCACGTGGGATGACATTGTAAAGAATCTGAGAC CCAAAATATCTACCCCATTTACCACCTACAGACTTGATAGAAATCCGAGATACAGGAATGCAGGAAATTTCATGAGACTATCAGACTTTTTGGACTTCACAAAAGACAAGGATTTATCAGGAATCATGATCAGTATAGAG TATGCCGCTTTTGTGGCAGAGGAACTTGGATTTGACATGGTAGAAACAGTTATCAAAGCCCTTGGTGATGCTGGTTACAACAATCAAACTGCCCAGAAAGTTATGATTCAGTCGACGAATAGTTCAGTTCTGGAGAAGTTCAAGCAGCAAATGAAGTATGATCTTGTGTACATGATCAACGAAGAAGTCAGGGACGCTGCACCTTCCTCCCTCACGGACATAAAAAAGTTTGCTAGTGCCGTCTCCGTTGATACTGGCTCTGTTTTCCCTGAATCCCACCATTTCACAATGTACAAGACCAATCTTGTCCAGACACTGCAGAATGCGGGTCTCTCAGTCTATGTTTACACGCTCATGAATGAGTTTGCGTCTCAAGCATACGATTTCTTCTCAGATGCCACGGTGCAAATCAATTGGTATGTTACAGCCGCAGGAGTGGATGGCCTGATCACCGAGTTCCCTGCCACAGCAAGAAGATACAAGT CGAACAATTGCATGAACATGGGGAACAGCACACCGGTTTTCATGGACCCTGCTCGTGCTGGCGATCTCATGCAAACCATCATGATGAAAACTGCGCAGCCACCAGCATTGGCTCCCATGCCGCTCCTGACAGACTCGGACGTGGCAGAGCCACCCCTGCCTCCTGCCAGATCAAACAGCAGTACGTCGCCAACACACTCGGGCGCAACCAGGATGCATGCTCATGCTACTCATATTCTGGTCCTTGTCATACTGCCAATGCTTTTTGCTTGGTGTTCCCTGGTCTGA